A genomic region of Candidatus Marimicrobium litorale contains the following coding sequences:
- a CDS encoding response regulator has product MTDTPKGLSPESHQFARITFSTCLLFLAVGSITSGLSFFYSSPVARGLGILIIAVLLPLSILAHFQVKKDYLDRAVALVTVVWYIIAFGMIIVGDRLYGVLIVTATLPVLMVLPFASQAMFRRLIIGSILLILVGSVTRLTVTFYVSTVPDNVIANVESFSVMILSLVVMLSLWQSGGKLKAAAAGMRKAIVALQESEKSLEIKVEQRTTELEQAFQESSDLNKIATIVNSTLDVDRVQDIIFEGLQKMFTFDQMGVFLVDPADQRLRLAYQRGRSWPEVLDQLLVDEGLPLDAGDSVAAASVVAGESIFMGKITDEGLAQAGPNDRLILKHNPFVSILLCPLTIENRSIGCIFFSARTQAFKLSEKEITAIERYVTQMGTAIRNAQLFKAAEESRHEAETANETKGTFLANMSHEIRTPMNAIIGLTGLCLDTELNSKQKDYLSKVDGAANALRTIIDDILDFSKLEAGKFEFESIPFSLNDVLDNLATICMVRCQNKHLELVFQRDPTLPDLLSGDPTRLGQILINLAGNAIKFTEEGEIVVEVRQAERIGDKVSVRFDVRDSGIGMNEEQLGRLFQSFSQADSTISRQYGGTGLGLAISQQLTEMMGGEIEVTSQPGEGSSFHFELTFDVLERAEEPETREEPPQGLNVLVVDDNEPSRDILQEYLLSFGYSVTLAESGEQALEIMAADATFDVLLLDWMMPGMTGLDVALAVREKKSPPKIVLLSSWDMPSSEHQAIVDAFLAKPVKPSALLDTIMLAYGKQVVQRVRNLGSKTGPEDLVAIRGARVLVVDDSPINLQIACELLQKVPLVLDTASDGGEAVDKVRAADYDCVLMDIQMPGMDGYTATRILREHYPFDDLPILAMTANVMAEDRTRTRDAGMNGHIPKPVDPADLYKALLDAIAAADYSANLSGIEITEKLDEAEAQQAPLPDTLPGLDIRQGLSRLAGNEALFMQLLKDLLNEYAGAADSMRALVAGGGGAELREAAHKVRGIANNLGATDIGASAEIIEKVALAGNAVQEEQIEALADALKITGESLDVLMVLRQASASSTANEIDTAAVFVDLQAAVGAFDPGATSFVDQLIAAQPAGSGIANQLTELRELLDNFNFSDAEPLLAGIQRKLQGPS; this is encoded by the coding sequence TTGACTGATACGCCTAAAGGGCTCAGCCCTGAATCGCACCAGTTTGCGAGAATTACGTTTTCCACGTGCTTACTGTTTCTGGCCGTGGGGTCTATAACCTCGGGGTTAAGTTTTTTCTATTCAAGCCCGGTCGCCAGGGGGCTTGGTATTTTAATAATCGCAGTGTTGTTGCCCCTGTCTATTCTTGCTCACTTTCAGGTCAAAAAAGATTATCTCGATCGGGCCGTAGCGCTGGTTACAGTAGTTTGGTATATCATTGCCTTTGGCATGATCATTGTTGGCGATAGGTTATATGGTGTACTAATCGTTACCGCGACGCTGCCGGTTCTTATGGTGTTACCGTTCGCTTCTCAGGCGATGTTTCGGCGGTTAATCATTGGTTCGATCCTGCTAATTTTAGTGGGCAGTGTCACTCGACTGACCGTGACTTTCTACGTCTCAACGGTTCCCGACAACGTCATCGCTAATGTCGAGTCGTTCTCGGTCATGATATTATCGCTGGTGGTTATGCTGTCACTGTGGCAATCCGGGGGTAAGCTGAAAGCCGCTGCCGCGGGCATGCGCAAGGCTATTGTGGCGCTGCAGGAGTCGGAGAAGTCGCTGGAGATCAAGGTGGAGCAGCGAACCACCGAGCTTGAACAAGCCTTTCAGGAAAGTTCCGACCTCAATAAAATTGCAACCATCGTTAACTCGACCCTGGATGTAGACAGGGTGCAAGACATTATTTTCGAAGGCTTGCAGAAGATGTTCACCTTCGACCAGATGGGCGTTTTTCTGGTCGATCCTGCCGACCAACGGCTGAGACTCGCATACCAGCGTGGCAGATCCTGGCCGGAGGTGCTCGACCAATTACTTGTTGATGAAGGCCTACCTCTTGACGCTGGCGATAGCGTTGCAGCGGCTTCTGTCGTCGCGGGAGAATCGATATTTATGGGCAAGATAACCGACGAAGGGCTGGCCCAGGCGGGGCCCAATGATCGGTTGATTTTGAAGCACAATCCTTTTGTTTCGATTTTGTTATGCCCATTGACAATCGAGAATCGCTCAATTGGTTGTATCTTCTTTTCTGCTCGGACGCAGGCGTTTAAACTCAGTGAAAAGGAGATCACTGCTATAGAGCGTTATGTTACCCAGATGGGTACCGCTATCCGAAATGCTCAGTTATTCAAGGCGGCCGAGGAGTCTCGCCATGAAGCCGAGACGGCCAATGAGACCAAAGGCACGTTCCTGGCAAATATGAGTCATGAGATTCGTACGCCTATGAACGCGATTATCGGCTTGACTGGACTTTGCCTGGATACAGAGCTGAATTCGAAGCAGAAAGACTATTTGAGCAAGGTGGATGGCGCGGCTAACGCGCTGCGTACGATCATCGATGACATCCTCGATTTCTCCAAGCTGGAGGCGGGTAAATTTGAGTTTGAGAGTATCCCATTCTCACTCAATGATGTACTGGATAATCTGGCGACTATCTGCATGGTGCGCTGCCAGAATAAACATCTTGAACTTGTTTTCCAACGCGACCCCACACTACCGGACTTACTGTCGGGTGATCCGACGCGCTTGGGCCAAATACTCATCAACCTGGCGGGTAATGCGATTAAGTTTACCGAGGAGGGTGAGATTGTGGTGGAGGTTCGCCAGGCTGAGCGGATTGGCGATAAAGTGAGCGTGCGCTTCGATGTGCGAGATAGCGGTATTGGCATGAACGAAGAGCAACTGGGTCGTTTGTTCCAGTCGTTCTCCCAGGCCGACAGCACTATTAGTCGCCAGTACGGCGGCACGGGTCTGGGCCTTGCAATCTCCCAGCAATTGACCGAGATGATGGGTGGCGAGATAGAAGTGACAAGCCAGCCAGGCGAGGGCAGCAGTTTCCACTTTGAGCTGACATTCGATGTGCTGGAGCGGGCAGAAGAGCCTGAAACAAGAGAAGAGCCCCCGCAGGGCCTCAACGTATTGGTCGTAGACGATAATGAACCGTCTCGTGATATTCTGCAGGAATACCTTTTATCGTTTGGCTATAGCGTCACTCTGGCTGAAAGTGGTGAGCAGGCGTTGGAAATTATGGCCGCTGATGCGACCTTCGACGTGCTCTTGCTGGATTGGATGATGCCTGGCATGACGGGGCTGGATGTCGCTTTGGCGGTTCGCGAGAAAAAATCACCGCCCAAGATCGTACTGCTTTCGTCCTGGGATATGCCCAGCAGCGAGCATCAGGCAATAGTGGACGCATTTCTAGCCAAACCAGTAAAGCCTTCCGCGCTACTCGATACCATTATGCTGGCCTACGGTAAACAGGTGGTTCAGCGGGTACGTAACCTAGGTAGCAAAACCGGGCCAGAAGATCTGGTAGCGATCCGAGGTGCCAGAGTTCTGGTAGTGGATGACTCGCCAATCAATTTACAGATTGCTTGCGAGCTGCTGCAGAAGGTGCCACTGGTTCTGGACACTGCCAGCGATGGCGGGGAGGCTGTGGACAAAGTCAGGGCTGCCGATTACGACTGCGTGCTCATGGATATCCAGATGCCAGGTATGGACGGTTATACGGCCACTCGCATATTGCGCGAACACTATCCGTTCGATGATCTGCCAATTTTAGCGATGACTGCGAATGTGATGGCTGAAGATCGCACGCGCACCCGTGATGCCGGCATGAATGGCCACATTCCCAAGCCCGTTGACCCCGCCGATTTATACAAGGCCTTGTTAGATGCAATTGCTGCTGCCGACTACAGTGCTAATTTGTCAGGCATCGAGATAACAGAGAAGTTAGACGAGGCCGAAGCTCAACAGGCACCTCTGCCAGACACGCTGCCCGGTCTTGATATCAGGCAGGGTTTGAGTCGGCTGGCCGGCAACGAGGCGCTGTTTATGCAGCTGCTCAAGGATCTACTGAATGAATATGCGGGTGCAGCCGATTCGATGCGAGCCTTGGTTGCCGGCGGGGGTGGAGCTGAACTGCGCGAGGCTGCCCATAAGGTTCGCGGTATCGCCAATAACCTTGGTGCCACCGATATTGGTGCGAGTGCGGAAATTATTGAAAAAGTGGCTTTGGCGGGTAACGCTGTGCAAGAAGAGCAGATCGAGGCACTGGCCGATGCTTTGAAAATCACTGGCGAATCACTCGACGTCTTGATGGTGCTCAGGCAAGCATCCGCTTCTAGCACCGCAAACGAAATTGATACAGCGGCTGTTTTTGTCGACCTTCAGGCCGCTGTAGGCGCTTTCGATCCCGGCGCCACTTCGTTTGTCGATCAGCTGATTGCTGCCCAGCCTGCTGGCAGCGGTATCGCGAACCAGTTAACAGAGTTGCGTGAGCTACTGGATAACTTCAATTTTAGTGATGCGGAGCCATTGCTCGCTGGAATCCAGCGGAAACTGCAGGGCCCATCATAA
- a CDS encoding DUF1554 domain-containing protein, whose protein sequence is MNGLSIKALLIISLAMLATGCKLALTVTSGGDVTSLSGNRDCAGGSLCEYEVTDTSFIETFTAVPRPGYVFSKWQGSKNYLCPDSTNPTCTISTAIIDTLVEPERGIADTVLASGTIYYAQPLFTFVGVDTDEDGIKDYLDPDDDNDGVLDADDNCPLEGPNLDGFGCPIAQSKTVFVTSESYTGNLGGLAGADQKCNDLAAAASLSGEYKAWLSDGIEAPNTRFTQSPYVSYTLVDGTVIAVGYEDLIAPQPPYGGPFTDGLLAPINLTELGTTKNASVFTNTNADGPAVGPEGGFQLIPGSNEYLVGSCLGFTSSTDEQATFGRTTGSAYLGFSTAQLGWLPYVQFVGCTSPSALFCFEQ, encoded by the coding sequence ATGAACGGACTCAGCATCAAAGCCCTACTCATCATATCCCTCGCTATGCTGGCCACAGGTTGCAAGCTCGCACTGACCGTTACCTCCGGGGGTGATGTCACGTCTCTCAGCGGGAACAGAGACTGTGCTGGGGGTAGTCTCTGTGAATATGAGGTTACTGATACTAGCTTTATTGAAACCTTCACTGCGGTGCCCAGACCCGGGTATGTGTTTTCAAAGTGGCAGGGTAGCAAAAATTACCTTTGCCCGGACTCAACAAACCCGACATGCACTATTTCGACTGCTATCATCGACACGCTTGTGGAGCCAGAGCGAGGAATTGCAGACACAGTCCTTGCCTCGGGAACGATTTACTACGCACAGCCATTGTTTACGTTTGTTGGCGTTGATACCGATGAAGACGGGATCAAGGATTACCTCGACCCTGATGATGACAATGACGGTGTGCTGGATGCTGATGACAACTGTCCTCTGGAGGGGCCAAATCTCGATGGCTTCGGCTGTCCGATAGCGCAGTCGAAAACCGTCTTCGTGACGAGCGAAAGCTACACTGGCAACCTCGGCGGTCTCGCCGGTGCCGATCAGAAGTGCAACGATCTCGCTGCGGCTGCAAGTTTGTCTGGCGAGTATAAAGCTTGGCTTTCGGATGGCATTGAGGCTCCGAATACGCGCTTCACACAATCACCCTATGTCTCGTATACGCTCGTTGATGGCACCGTGATCGCAGTGGGGTACGAAGATTTGATAGCTCCCCAGCCACCCTACGGTGGGCCTTTCACAGACGGGCTGTTAGCTCCGATCAACCTCACAGAGCTGGGCACGACCAAAAATGCGTCTGTCTTCACTAACACGAATGCAGACGGGCCCGCAGTCGGACCGGAGGGGGGGTTCCAGCTCATACCTGGATCCAACGAGTACTTAGTGGGGAGTTGCCTTGGGTTCACTTCTTCTACAGACGAACAGGCCACATTCGGCCGGACTACGGGTTCTGCCTACCTTGGATTTTCCACTGCGCAACTCGGTTGGCTTCCCTACGTCCAGTTTGTTGGATGTACCTCGCCTTCGGCGCTTTTTTGTTTCGAACAATAA
- a CDS encoding response regulator — MTANSTDKNRILIVDDEPGNIKILSNVLADDYALSVAISGAQALEIAKVQLPDIVLLDMVMPEMDGIQVCQALKADETTKDIPVIFVTSMSDTANEERGLDAGAVDYISKPISPPIVKARVKIHIQNYLSKRFLENLLSDQDATLDDAKKEAESLLVFV, encoded by the coding sequence ATGACTGCAAACTCGACTGATAAAAATCGAATTCTCATCGTCGATGATGAACCAGGCAATATCAAAATTTTGTCCAATGTGTTGGCAGATGACTACGCCCTCAGTGTGGCGATCAGCGGAGCACAGGCGCTGGAGATAGCGAAGGTACAGCTGCCCGATATCGTCTTGCTTGACATGGTCATGCCGGAGATGGATGGCATCCAGGTATGCCAGGCGCTGAAAGCTGATGAGACGACAAAAGATATCCCCGTTATTTTTGTTACCAGCATGTCCGATACGGCAAATGAGGAGCGAGGCCTTGATGCCGGCGCTGTCGATTACATCAGCAAACCCATAAGCCCACCTATCGTGAAAGCGCGGGTTAAAATTCACATCCAGAACTACCTGAGCAAGCGGTTTCTGGAGAACCTACTATCCGATCAGGATGCCACTCTGGACGACGCCAAGAAAGAAGCCGAGTCACTGCTGGTTTTTGTCTAA
- a CDS encoding DUF6524 family protein encodes MANEFTVSSFFGRWIFALLLTVGTYNPSGYSYLNWVLGEEGGLTPLIALTGIALLIAWVVFLRATLLALGWLGIVLGAALFGSLIWVFIDLGWLSLDSTGALTWVLLLLLSLILAAGMSWSHIRRRLTGQFDVDDIDD; translated from the coding sequence ATGGCGAATGAATTCACAGTAAGCAGTTTTTTCGGGCGCTGGATTTTCGCATTACTACTGACGGTCGGCACCTATAACCCCTCCGGTTATTCCTATCTCAACTGGGTTTTGGGAGAGGAGGGGGGGTTGACGCCGCTCATAGCTCTAACGGGGATTGCACTGCTCATAGCCTGGGTGGTTTTCTTGCGTGCAACCCTGCTCGCGCTGGGTTGGTTGGGTATTGTTCTTGGGGCAGCGCTCTTCGGCAGTCTTATCTGGGTTTTTATCGATCTGGGCTGGCTCAGCCTGGATTCAACGGGCGCACTCACCTGGGTATTGCTGCTGCTGCTTTCCCTTATCCTTGCTGCGGGGATGTCCTGGTCGCATATACGTCGTCGTCTTACGGGACAGTTCGATGTAGATGACATAGACGATTGA
- a CDS encoding HIT family protein, with protein sequence MPNCLFCTMDDSRIIASNDLAYAIRDGFPVTEGHTLIIPNRHVEDYFGLSQDELLACDALLNSLKEKIQQDDSSVAGFNVGINAGEVAGQTIFHCHIHLIPRRKGDAEEPRGGVRHVIPGKGFY encoded by the coding sequence ATGCCTAACTGCCTTTTTTGCACGATGGATGATTCGAGAATAATAGCATCCAACGATCTCGCGTATGCTATTCGTGATGGATTTCCTGTTACTGAGGGCCATACCTTGATCATTCCCAATCGTCATGTTGAGGACTACTTCGGCCTCTCCCAAGATGAATTATTGGCCTGCGATGCGCTGCTGAACTCATTGAAAGAGAAGATTCAGCAGGACGACTCAAGTGTTGCTGGGTTCAACGTGGGCATAAATGCTGGCGAGGTTGCAGGACAGACTATCTTCCATTGCCATATCCATCTTATTCCTCGGCGTAAAGGAGACGCAGAGGAACCCAGAGGGGGGGTTAGGCATGTAATCCCAGGAAAGGGGTTTTACTAA
- a CDS encoding thermonuclease family protein translates to MRLTALVLLLAATGALADITGRVVSVTDGDTIKVLDSTKTQYKVRLTGIDAPERGQPFGTASKDNLSRMVAGKEVFVESDKKDRYGRVLGKVWVQPSDCPACGKTLDTNHAQVLAGMAWWYRYYAREQSPEDRGRYESAEDEAKARNWGLWADPNPINPYDWRKGKR, encoded by the coding sequence TTGAGACTGACCGCTTTAGTTCTGCTCCTAGCTGCCACTGGTGCATTGGCAGACATCACTGGGCGAGTCGTATCAGTCACAGACGGCGATACGATCAAGGTTCTGGACAGCACTAAAACTCAGTACAAAGTTCGACTGACGGGCATAGACGCGCCTGAGAGGGGGCAACCGTTCGGCACTGCCTCCAAGGATAATCTGAGTCGCATGGTGGCAGGTAAAGAAGTCTTCGTAGAGTCAGATAAGAAAGATCGCTATGGCCGAGTCTTGGGCAAGGTCTGGGTGCAGCCTTCGGATTGCCCTGCCTGCGGAAAGACGCTAGACACCAATCATGCTCAGGTACTAGCAGGGATGGCTTGGTGGTATAGGTACTATGCTAGGGAGCAGTCACCGGAAGATCGCGGTAGGTATGAGTCTGCCGAGGATGAGGCTAAGGCCAGGAATTGGGGGCTTTGGGCTGATCCTAATCCGATCAATCCATATGATTGGCGGAAGGGGAAGCGGTGA
- a CDS encoding sodium-dependent transporter: MASTRGEFSSRFGFIMAASGSAVGLGNIWGFPTQAAGNGGAAFLAVYLVLAFTLAYPALMAELIIGRHAHSNPVQALRAISRTPLLANIGAAGGMAGLVIASLILSFYAIVAGWMVAFCLASLVGLMGAEEASQWLTAFGLGRNLVFTYLFIALTALIVTAGVKQGIERWSERLMPILIITLLVLIAYVLTLEGATEGLRVYLLPDFSRSLSPDLILRALGAAFFSLSLGVGTMLVYGSYVKDDENLPLLGGVVTLIDISIAVLAGFLIMPAMYVALQNGVEIFGEDGTLISEDTLIFTVLPELFATMGTTGVIVSITFFFLMSIAALTSSISMLEVSVAYATESRGVKRRWAAPLIACGIAAASTLIIFDFSNLFSMVITLTTRYGQPLLGFIFCLYAGWIWQRDGVLQELRKGNPDAEHSLFWKIWPWYVRLVCPTIILCIFAQATLA, encoded by the coding sequence ATGGCATCAACTCGTGGAGAGTTCAGTTCCCGGTTTGGGTTCATTATGGCGGCCTCCGGCAGTGCGGTGGGACTTGGAAATATTTGGGGCTTTCCCACTCAGGCAGCAGGAAATGGCGGCGCGGCCTTCCTGGCCGTGTATCTCGTTCTTGCCTTCACATTGGCCTATCCGGCACTCATGGCAGAACTGATTATTGGTCGACATGCCCACTCAAACCCGGTACAGGCTCTTAGGGCCATTTCACGCACACCGCTCCTGGCAAACATCGGTGCGGCGGGCGGCATGGCGGGATTGGTTATCGCAAGCCTTATACTCAGTTTTTACGCGATTGTAGCGGGCTGGATGGTAGCGTTCTGTCTCGCGTCTTTGGTGGGCTTGATGGGAGCAGAAGAGGCGTCCCAATGGCTTACCGCTTTCGGCCTTGGTCGCAACCTGGTGTTTACCTATCTGTTTATCGCCTTGACCGCGCTCATCGTTACCGCTGGCGTCAAACAGGGTATCGAGCGCTGGTCAGAGCGCCTGATGCCGATATTAATTATCACACTCCTTGTCCTGATCGCATATGTGCTCACACTGGAGGGAGCGACTGAAGGCCTGAGAGTCTATCTATTACCTGATTTTTCACGAAGCCTGTCACCCGATTTGATTCTTCGAGCGCTCGGTGCGGCGTTTTTTTCTCTGTCGTTGGGCGTTGGGACCATGCTGGTATACGGCTCTTACGTAAAGGACGATGAAAATCTACCTTTGCTCGGAGGGGTTGTCACCTTGATAGACATCTCCATCGCGGTGCTGGCCGGGTTTCTTATCATGCCCGCCATGTACGTAGCACTGCAAAATGGAGTGGAAATTTTTGGCGAAGATGGCACGTTGATCTCTGAAGATACACTCATTTTTACTGTCCTACCCGAGCTGTTTGCAACAATGGGGACAACGGGCGTTATCGTATCTATTACTTTCTTTTTTCTGATGAGCATTGCCGCCCTGACTTCATCAATTTCGATGCTGGAGGTGTCTGTCGCCTACGCGACAGAAAGTAGAGGCGTAAAGCGTCGGTGGGCGGCCCCGTTGATTGCGTGTGGTATTGCGGCTGCCAGCACCCTTATAATTTTCGACTTCAGCAATCTTTTCAGCATGGTGATAACGCTCACGACACGATATGGACAACCACTGCTGGGGTTTATATTTTGCCTGTATGCCGGCTGGATATGGCAGCGCGATGGCGTATTGCAAGAACTGCGAAAAGGTAACCCAGACGCTGAACACAGCCTGTTCTGGAAAATCTGGCCCTGGTACGTCAGGCTTGTCTGCCCGACCATCATTTTGTGCATTTTTGCTCAGGCAACTTTAGCCTGA
- a CDS encoding LEA type 2 family protein — MYKQLQTGLICVIALVLLSACATVTSQLDPPKINIEDFRSLPTEGGAPRFEITLRVINPNAQALDIVGISYSIELLGRELITGVSKNIPSIGGYSEGLVTLDAGLQLFELLRLLASVGSQEDGPLEYRFLAKIDFAGFVPTQRIEESGKIAL; from the coding sequence GTGTATAAGCAGCTGCAAACCGGATTGATCTGCGTCATCGCGTTGGTACTACTGTCGGCCTGCGCCACCGTTACGTCGCAGCTGGATCCGCCAAAAATTAATATCGAGGATTTTCGAAGTTTGCCCACAGAGGGTGGCGCACCTCGCTTCGAAATTACTCTGAGGGTGATCAATCCAAATGCGCAAGCGCTTGATATTGTGGGCATCAGCTACTCTATTGAGTTACTTGGAAGAGAGCTTATTACCGGCGTTTCGAAGAATATTCCCTCTATTGGAGGCTATAGCGAGGGGCTGGTGACGCTTGATGCCGGCTTGCAGTTGTTCGAATTGTTACGTTTGCTGGCCAGCGTGGGAAGTCAGGAAGATGGGCCCCTCGAGTATCGTTTCCTCGCAAAGATCGATTTTGCCGGTTTTGTGCCTACGCAGCGTATCGAAGAGTCAGGCAAGATTGCATTGTAA
- a CDS encoding HNH endonuclease → MIDEIKDSVVADYLHKSEQTPVDVTRSILVFGKNSATYKFALSKTLLEMAPVSEASYAEIGEIFLRHLVEHHKICPHQNKRDGTDLSKAMDKYVANNLSWNEVFGVAEKSIYNNVFDAFHNIGGGSIDKRCSLFEHDKLRKKIVLTDNLNLLQSNDTVKADLLSESEARWRVVEEAWRGNLSPLMLLDEREKLFFTTVGDHRVNLRSAVPTLMPYQFGACFYCGCALKESVSSHDDEFPDVDHVLPISLLVREFPTEALNPNGVWNLVLACRRCNRGTDGKGGSIPHARYFERLLARNIYFTKEHKHAMKYSVLKSLGARNHVDVKQRMQEIYKPFSFFYKWSPRIS, encoded by the coding sequence GTGATAGATGAGATTAAAGATTCCGTCGTAGCCGACTATCTCCACAAGAGCGAACAAACGCCTGTCGATGTGACTCGATCTATTCTCGTTTTTGGAAAGAATTCGGCAACTTATAAGTTCGCGTTATCAAAGACGTTACTTGAAATGGCTCCAGTGTCTGAAGCCTCTTACGCAGAGATCGGCGAGATTTTTTTGCGTCATCTTGTTGAGCATCACAAAATTTGTCCGCATCAAAACAAGCGCGATGGAACAGATCTTTCTAAGGCTATGGATAAATATGTAGCAAATAACCTGTCTTGGAATGAGGTATTCGGCGTTGCCGAAAAGTCAATTTACAATAATGTCTTCGACGCTTTCCATAACATTGGTGGTGGTTCAATAGACAAGCGCTGCTCGTTGTTTGAGCATGATAAACTGCGTAAAAAAATCGTGTTAACAGACAATCTCAACCTATTGCAATCTAACGACACAGTTAAAGCAGATCTACTGAGTGAGAGCGAGGCAAGGTGGAGAGTTGTCGAGGAGGCGTGGCGTGGCAATCTCTCGCCTCTAATGCTTCTCGATGAGAGAGAAAAGCTATTTTTTACCACGGTTGGCGACCATAGGGTTAATCTGAGATCAGCAGTGCCGACATTAATGCCATATCAGTTTGGAGCCTGTTTTTACTGCGGCTGCGCGCTCAAAGAATCCGTTTCAAGTCACGACGATGAGTTTCCTGATGTTGACCATGTATTACCTATTTCACTATTAGTCAGAGAATTTCCGACAGAAGCACTCAACCCAAATGGAGTATGGAATCTCGTCTTGGCATGCAGGCGATGTAATAGAGGAACTGATGGTAAAGGCGGAAGCATTCCTCACGCTAGATACTTTGAGCGGCTCCTAGCTCGTAATATCTACTTCACAAAAGAACACAAACACGCAATGAAGTATTCCGTGTTGAAAAGTTTGGGTGCTAGAAATCACGTCGACGTAAAGCAGCGTATGCAAGAAATATATAAGCCATTTAGCTTCTTTTATAAATGGAGTCCACGGATCTCTTAA
- a CDS encoding sigma factor-like helix-turn-helix DNA-binding protein, producing the protein MSKELGISRERVRQIEQTALAKVRAALEAKGLTATTLDSAGTEIRGFYDVCSPTPHLIYKD; encoded by the coding sequence ATGAGCAAGGAATTAGGGATTAGCAGAGAGCGCGTAAGACAGATAGAGCAGACGGCCCTGGCGAAGGTGCGTGCGGCGCTAGAGGCTAAAGGCCTAACGGCCACAACGCTGGATTCTGCCGGCACCGAGATCCGCGGCTTTTATGATGTCTGCTCCCCTACGCCGCATTTAATCTATAAAGACTAA